The Pygocentrus nattereri isolate fPygNat1 chromosome 17, fPygNat1.pri, whole genome shotgun sequence genome window below encodes:
- the LOC108425804 gene encoding gap junction delta-2 protein: MGDWSILGRFLAEVQNHSTVIGKIWLTVLLIFRILLVTLVGDAVYSDEQSKFTCNTLQPGCNNVCYDTFAPVSHLRFWVFQIVLVSTPSIFYIVYVLHKITKDEKLERERAEAEVKSLPGEYIEQGDVYHGGKPSYGLQGEEWAGQDGECVEQSLLQDDFREVGKDPTELSSQVLLIYIIHVVLRSILEITFLVGQYYLFGFEVPHLYRCETYPCPTQTDCFVSRATEKTIFLNFMFSISLGCFLLNIAELHYLGWVYIFRMLCTACFLCCKPKTELYSPNNPLLLRLRHSMRGRLVLQPHTATLSHKKTATTLLSHAPAISFETDSTVECTSKRNPEEKERMRLKLANMARLSSKKSWL, translated from the coding sequence ATGGGGGACTGGTCAATTTTGGGTCGCTTCCTAGCGGAGGTTCAGAACCACTCTACCGTGATTGGCAAGATTTGGCTGACGGTCCTACTGATCTTCCGAATCCTGCTGGTGACGTTGGTGGGAGATGCTGTGTACAGTGATGAGCAGTCCAAGTTCACCTGCAACACCCTCCAGCCTGGCTGCAATAACGTCTGCTATGACACCTTtgcacctgtttcccacctacGCTTCTGGGTGTTCCAGATCGTCCTGGTTTCCACTCCGTCCATCTTCTATATTGTCTACGTTCTCCATAAAATCACCAAAGATGAGaaacttgagagagagagggccgAGGCTGAGGTCAAGAGCTTGCCTGGAGAGTACATCGAGCAAGGTGATGTCTATCATGGAGGAAAACCTTCCTATGGGCTGCAGGGTGAGGAGTGGGCCGGCCAGGATGGGGAATGTGTGGAGCAGAGTCTTCTACAGGATGACTTCAGGGAGGTGGGCAAGGACCCTACAGAACTTTCCAGCCAGGTTCTGCTGATATACATCATCCATGTGGTTCTTCGATCCATCCTTGAGATAACCTTCCTGGTGGGCCAGTACTACCTGTTTGGCTTCGAGGTGCCACATCTGTATCGCTGTGAAACCTATCCCTGCCCAACACAAACCGACTGCTTTGTCTCGCGTGCTACTGAAAAGACCATCTTCCTGAATTTCATGTTCAGCATCAGCCTGGGCTGTTTCCTCCTCAACATTGCAGAGCTGCACTATTTGGGCTGGGTCTACATCTTCCGCATGCTGTGTACTGCATGCTTCTTGTGCTGCAAGCCCAAAACGGAGTTGTATTCTCCCAACAATCCTTTGCTGCTAAGGCTCAGGCACTCTATGCGAGGCAGGCTGGTCTTGCAGCCCCACACAGCCACTCTGTCCCACAAGAAGACAGCCACCACATTGCTGTCGCACGCACCAGCCATTTCTTTCGAGACAGACTCCACAGTAGAGTGTACCTCTAAGAGGAACCCGGAGGAAAAAGAACGCATGAGGCTAAAGCTAGCAAACATGGCTAGGCTGAGCAGCAAGAAGTCTTGGTTATGA
- the zgc:171927 gene encoding ras-related protein ORAB-1 isoform X2 has translation MNPEYDYLFKLLLIGDSGVGKSCLLLRFAWDTAGQERFRTITSSYYRGAHGIIIVYDVTDQESFNNVKQWLEEIDRYACENVSKLLVGNKSDLTSKKVVDFTTAKEFAEPLKIPFLETSAKNASNVEKAFLTMASEIQKRLGADSVQNETVKVGAKINSAPLWPGGQSSTAEEVSTCC, from the exons ATGAATCCTGAGTA TGACTACCTGTTCAAGCTGCTGCTGATTGGAGACTCTGGAGTGGGAAAGTCATGTTTACTCTTGCGTTTTGCG TGGGATACTGCAGGTCAAGAGAGATTTCGAACTATAACGTCCAGCTACTACCGAGGTGCTCATGGTATTATCATCGTGTATGATGTTACTGACCAG GAGTCCTTCAATAATGTGAAGCAGTGGTTGGAAGAGATCGATCGCTATGCTTGTGAAAATGTCTCAAAGCTGCTGGTGGGGAACAAAAGTGATTTAACTTCAAAAAAGGTGGTGGATTTCACCACAGCAAAG GAATTTGCCGAGCCACTTAAAATCCCATTTCTTGAGACAAGTGCAAAGAATGCTAGCAATGTGGAGAAAGCCTTTTTGACAATGGCCTCTGAAATCCAGAAGCGACTTGGGGCAGACAGTGTTCAGAATGAGACTGTTAAAGTGGGAGCCAAAATAAACAGCGCTCCCCTGTGGCCTGGAGGACAGAGCAGTACAGCTGAGGAGGTCAGCACCTGTTGTTAG
- the zgc:101731 gene encoding SNARE_SNAP25N and SNARE_SNAP23C domain-containing protein, with the protein MAADSPPRSEVEELQRRANQVTDESLEITRNMRLLLEESKDAGIKTLVMLDEQGEQLERIEEGLDQINQDMREAEKNLTDMGKCCGLCSCDKLKDFEASGAYKKVWGNNQDGVVSTQPPSRVVDEREKMTMSGGYIRRVTNDAREDEMEENLAQVGSILGNLRSMALDMRNEIDTQNTQIERIQGKAIVNESRINEANQRANKLISR; encoded by the exons ATGGCTGCCGACTCCCCCCCAAGATCTGAGGTGGAAGAGCTCCAGAGGAGGGCTAACCAGGTGACAGATGAG TCACTAGAGATCACCAGAAACATGAGGCTTCTTTTAGAAGAG AGCAAAGATGCAGGGATCAAGACGCTGGTCATGCTGGATGAGCAAGGCG agcaACTGGAGCGGATAGAAGAGGGTCTGGACCAGATCAATCAGGATATGAGAGAAGCTGAGAAAAATCTCACAGACATGGGCAAATGCTGCGGCCTGTGCTCCTGTGATAA GCTGAAAGACTTCGAGGCAAGTGGAGCATATAAGAAGGTGTGGGGTAATAATCAGGATGGCGTGGTGTCAACCCAGCCCCCATCCCGTGTGGTGGATGAGAGGGAGAAGATGACCATGAGTGGTGGATATATCAGAAG AGTGACAAACGATGCCAGAGAGGATGAGATGGAGGAGAATCTGGCCCAGGTCGGCAGCATCCTCGGCAACTTGAGAAGCATGGCACTTGACATGCGTAATGAAATTGATACTCAGAACACCCAGATTGAGCGCATACAGGGGAAG GCCATTGTCAATGAGTCTCGCATCAATGAGGCCAATCAGAGGGCTAACAAGCTAATATCAAGATAA
- the zgc:171927 gene encoding ras-related protein ORAB-1 isoform X1: MNPEYDYLFKLLLIGDSGVGKSCLLLRFADDTYTESYISTIGVDFKIRTIEMDGKIVKLQIWDTAGQERFRTITSSYYRGAHGIIIVYDVTDQESFNNVKQWLEEIDRYACENVSKLLVGNKSDLTSKKVVDFTTAKEFAEPLKIPFLETSAKNASNVEKAFLTMASEIQKRLGADSVQNETVKVGAKINSAPLWPGGQSSTAEEVSTCC, from the exons ATGAATCCTGAGTA TGACTACCTGTTCAAGCTGCTGCTGATTGGAGACTCTGGAGTGGGAAAGTCATGTTTACTCTTGCGTTTTGCG GATGACACTTACACTGAAAGCTATATCAGCACTATCGGGGTTGATTTCAAAATCAGGACTATTGAGATGGATGGGAAGATAGTTAAACTGCAAATT TGGGATACTGCAGGTCAAGAGAGATTTCGAACTATAACGTCCAGCTACTACCGAGGTGCTCATGGTATTATCATCGTGTATGATGTTACTGACCAG GAGTCCTTCAATAATGTGAAGCAGTGGTTGGAAGAGATCGATCGCTATGCTTGTGAAAATGTCTCAAAGCTGCTGGTGGGGAACAAAAGTGATTTAACTTCAAAAAAGGTGGTGGATTTCACCACAGCAAAG GAATTTGCCGAGCCACTTAAAATCCCATTTCTTGAGACAAGTGCAAAGAATGCTAGCAATGTGGAGAAAGCCTTTTTGACAATGGCCTCTGAAATCCAGAAGCGACTTGGGGCAGACAGTGTTCAGAATGAGACTGTTAAAGTGGGAGCCAAAATAAACAGCGCTCCCCTGTGGCCTGGAGGACAGAGCAGTACAGCTGAGGAGGTCAGCACCTGTTGTTAG
- the zgc:113149 gene encoding myb-related transcription factor, partner of profilin: MSGYPYSYGGSAGGSVRFKKRKSRFTFPEVQLLLTEVKNNRHILVGKFNQGVSGDVKKRTWATLTARINEISECHREIIEIIKKWSDLKCDTKRKVAAMRASGFSAARIAQDLSPIESMVHQILQMPPPADKFALMADHLPDEDEDSQSTLRMSQDSPSMANGRLPVQPLGMPVLPPPPLPLDVMYSNDSAVPLTDFPFDPSGREDQSQFIEAGRQSDGSATFHDPSSADRQCIRTETQQQASSNSATHAGTSSHIAPPRPPPRPASVGPGNLQEHLAKSASLSLQEQQATTVLIGTLSRSLESLSESVQRLVQTQQQFAQDTLRLQRDTLHVLRDFSTTTLALLQDKDKANGRP, encoded by the exons ATGTCTGGCTATCCCTATTCATATGGTGGGTCAGCAGGGGGCTCAGTGCGCTTTAAGAAAAGGAAGTCACGCTTCACCTTCCCTGAAGTCCAGCTGCTGCTGACTGAGGTCAAGAATAATCGCCACATACTGGTTG GTAAATTCAACCAGGGTGTCTCAGGTGATGTGAAGAAGCGAACGTGGGCCACCTTGACAGCTCGCATCAACGAGATCAGCGAGTGTCACAGAGAGATTATTGAAATTATTAAGAAGTGGTCAGACCTCAAATGTGACACCAAGCGCAAAGTCGCAGCCATGAGGGCTTCTGGGTTTTCAGCTGCCCGCATTGCCCAGGACCTTTCGCCTATTGAGTCCATGGTGCATCAGATCCTGCAGATGCCCCCACCTGCAGATAAATTCGCACTCATGGCAGACCACCTCCCAGATGAAGATGAGGACAGTCAAAGCACCCTCAGGATGTCACAGGACTCCCCTAGCATGGCAAATGGCAGGCTGCCAGTCCAGCCACTGGGCATGCCTGTTCTACCTCCACCCCCATTGCCCCTGGATGTGATGTACAGTA ATGACTCTGCAGTGCCCCTTACTGACTTCCCATTTGACCCATCAGGTAGAGAAG ACCAAAGCCAATTCATTGAAGCTGGACGCCAATCTGATGGAAGTGCCACTTTTCATGACCCATCTAGTGCTGACAGGCAATGCATCAGAACTGAAACCCAGCAGCAGGCCTCCAGCAACAGTGCAACTCATGCAGGAACCTCTTCCCACATAGCACCTCCTCGCCCGCCACCCAGGCCAGCCTCAGTGGGCCCGGGCAACCTGCAAGAGCACCTGGCCAAGAGTGCCTCTCTCAGCCTGCAGGAGCAACAGGCCACCACTGTGCTGATTGGGACGCTGTCCCGATCCCTTGAGTCACTGTCCGAGTCAGTGCAACGGCTAGTGCAGACGCAGCAGCAGTTTGCCCAGGACACTCTGCGTCTGCAGCGAGACACACTACATGTGCTGCGTGACTTTTCCACCACCACCCTGGCACTGCTGCAGGACAAAGACAAGGCCAATGGCCGGCCTTAA